The Candidatus Atribacteria bacterium ADurb.Bin276 sequence GCCATGGTCTACATATGTTGGATCGTGAACTGGGGAAAAGAGAAGAATAATTAATTAGCAGGAGAATGGGTAGTTTTAAACTACCCATTCTCCATTTTTTTTGGAGGGAAAGAATGCCAGAGCGTTCCCAGGATTGGTATAAGCAGGCTCTTCGAGATTTAGAACAAGCCGTTGATTCTCAAAAGTTAGGCCGCCATGAATGGGCGTGTTTTGCAGCCCAACAAGCCGCTGAAAAAGTAGTAAAAGCTCTTCATTTAAAAAACCGTCAAGAAGCCTGGGGACATGTTGTCTCTCGCCTTCTTCACGAGCTTCCTAATTCAATAGAAATTCCAGAGCTGCTTATTGAGAAAGCTCGAGTTCTTGATAATTATTATATCCCCGCTCGTTATCCCAATGGCCATCCTGAGAGTGCTCATTTTGAGCATTATGATGTTTTGCAAAGCTCGGAGGCAATTCAATATGCCAGTGAGATCATTGAATTCATCGGTCATCAAATAGCCAGATGAAAAACAGGTTATTTCATCCCTAAAAAAATGGACAAATACAATTCTCAAAATGAACCAAAATGTCGTTCAAATTGGATATTTTGGTCTCTATGCTCGAGGTGATTGGGAAGTGGGAAGCGATTTAAGACCTCATCATTATATTATCCCAATCCGATCTTCCTTTTGAAAAAAGAAATCAAGATTGGCAAGAGCATCAATTACCGGTACCAACTGATATTCTCATTTATACCCAGCAGGAATGGGAAGTAATGAGAAAAGAAGAATTGCCTTTTTTTAAAAGAATAAACCGTGAAATTAAATGGATTTATTAGGAAAATACAAATTCAAAAAAACTATCATAAGTAAGGAGAAATAAATGAATTACCGAATTTTTGGGAAATGTGGATGGGCAGTAAGTGAAATTGGTTTTGGTGCTTGGGCAATCGGAGGAAGCTGGGGAAAGGTACAGGAAGACGATGCCGTTGCAGCCCTCCATCGAGCGATTGATTGTGGTTTAAATTTCATTGATACGGCTGATGTTTATGGTGATGGTCGAAGTGAAAAGATAGTTGCCAAGGTTCTCAAAGACCGAAAAGAGAGAATCTATGTCGCAACGAAAGCGGGGAGACGTCTCTCGCCCCATGTAGCTGATGGATATAACCGGGAAAATTTAAATGCCTTTGTAGACCGAAGTTTAAAAAATTTAGAGGTTGAAACCATCGATCTTTTACAACTTCATTGTCCCCCCACCGAGGTCTATTATCGACCGGAGGTATTCGAAGTATTAGATGACATAGTGAAGCAAGGGAAACTTCAGAATTACGGAGTAAGCGTTGAAAAGGTTGAAGAGGGCTTGAAAGCAATTGGATA is a genomic window containing:
- a CDS encoding HEPN domain protein; this encodes MPERSQDWYKQALRDLEQAVDSQKLGRHEWACFAAQQAAEKVVKALHLKNRQEAWGHVVSRLLHELPNSIEIPELLIEKARVLDNYYIPARYPNGHPESAHFEHYDVLQSSEAIQYASEIIEFIGHQIAR
- the yhdN_3 gene encoding General stress protein 69, whose translation is MNYRIFGKCGWAVSEIGFGAWAIGGSWGKVQEDDAVAALHRAIDCGLNFIDTADVYGDGRSEKIVAKVLKDRKERIYVATKAGRRLSPHVADGYNRENLNAFVDRSLKNLEVETIDLLQLHCPPTEVYYRPEVFEVLDDIVKQGKLQNYGVSVEKVEEGLKAIGYPGVKSVQIIFNIFRQRPTELFFAECRKRRVAVIARVPLASGLLTGKMTKETTFSSDDHRNYNRYGQAFDRGETFAGVDYEKGLQAVEELRNLIPEGFNLTQFALKWILMFPEVSVVIPGAKNPLQAEDNAKASSLPPLGEKVMEEIQKIYEASIKQDVHHRW